The following proteins are encoded in a genomic region of Gossypium hirsutum isolate 1008001.06 chromosome D05, Gossypium_hirsutum_v2.1, whole genome shotgun sequence:
- the LOC107903170 gene encoding uncharacterized protein: protein MGSLMAGWDSPVSASKSATIQRNRSLTKEEIEAYWKSKKKTEEDHLKAIYSPSDSSNQLEIPSQGYGRSIMRSSSMPSPHTEQGFLHMDAETSLEDIVKKNGWWTRSNWAFLNEPSVLDGPTNSYTSQFHIANLAASKLNKDRGISA from the exons ATGGGTTCTCTAATGGCAGGATGGGATTCTCCTGTATCGGCTTCTAAATCAG CAACAATCCAAAGGAATCGATCACTTACCAAGGAAGAGATTGAAGCTTACtggaaatcaaagaagaaaactgAGGAAGATCATCTTAAGGCTATTTATAGTCCATCAGATAGCTCCAACCAGCTG GAAATTCCATCTCAGGGCTATGGAAGGAGCATTATGAGATCAAGCTCCATGCCTTCACCTCATACAGAACAGGGTTTCCTTCACATGGACGCCGAAACAAGCCTGGAGGATATCGTAAAGAAAAATGGGTG GTGGACACGAAGCAATTGGGCATTCTTGAATGAACCTTCCGTTCTTGATGGCCCTACTAATAGTTACACATCGCAGTTCCACATTGCCAACCTTGCTGCTTCCAAGCTTAACAAAGATAGAGGAATCAGTGCTTAA
- the LOC107903169 gene encoding putative pectinesterase 11, with the protein MAPAYSSYLCMFVMALFMFVLASSRVDALVTSTAILVRVDQSGKGDYKKIQDAIDAVPSDNKEPVFILVKPGIYQEKIVVPADKPFITISGLKANGTIITWNDGGEIFESPTFTVLASDFVARYLTIQNTFGARTKAVALRVSGDRAAFFGCRILAYQDTLLDDNGRHYYKNCYIEGAVDFICGNAASLFEKCHLHSLSEGDASITAQRRESPSEDTGFTFLGCKITGVRSALLGRPWGAYSRVVFALSYMSGAILPQGWDDWGDTSKQSTTFYREYKCYGPGANARKRVEWSGKLTTEEAEVFMTKNMIGGRSWIRSTPTHFKKASTAISNNPATHA; encoded by the exons ATGGCTCCAGCATATTCTAGCTACCTTTGCATGTTTGTAATGGCTTTATTCATGTTCGTGTTGGCAAGTTCTCGTGTAGATGCTTTGGTAACTTCTACCGCCATACTTGTAAGAGTCGACCAATCGGGAAAAGGAGACTACAAGAAGATACAAGACGCCATTGATGCAGTGCCATCCGATAACAAAGAGCCTGTTTTCATATTAGTTAAGCCTGGCATCTATCAAGAAAAGATTGTTGTCCCTGCTGACAAGCCCTTCATTACCATAAGTGGCTTAAAAGCAAATGGCACGATAATAACTTGGAATGATGGTGGGGAGATATTTGAATCTCCTACATTCACTGTGTTGGCTTCAGATTTTGTTGCCCGATATCTTACTATTCAG AATACATTCGGGGCCAGAACTAAAGCAGTTGCTTTAAGGGTATCAGGAGATAGAGCAGCTTTCTTTGGATGTAGAATTTTAGCTTATCAAGATACTTTGCTAGATGACAATGGAAGACATTATTACAAAAATTGTTACATTGAAGGAGCAGTTGACTTCATTTGTGGGAATGCCGCTTCCCTTTTTGAG AAGTGCCATTTACATTCACTCTCAGAAGGAGATGCATCTATAACAGCCCAACGGAGGGAGTCTCCTTCAGAGGATACAGGCTTCACTTTCTTGGGTTGCAAGATAACTGGCGTAAGGAGTGCTCTACTAGGAAGGCCATGGGGTGCATATTCCAGGGTGGTTTTTGCCCTATCTTATATGTCTGGTGCGATACTGCCCCAAGGGTGGGATGACTGGGGTGACACATCCAAGCAAAG CACGACGTTCTATAGAGAATATAAATGTTATGGACCTGGAGCTAATGCAAGGAAAAGGGTTGAATGGTCGGGAAAACTAACGACAGAAGAGGCAGAAGTTTTCATGACAAAAAATATGATTGGTGGCAGGAGTTGGATCAGGTCTACACCTACCCATTTCAAGAAAGCTTCCACTGCCATTTCTAACAACCCAGCTACACATGCTTGA
- the LOC121217788 gene encoding tubby-like F-box protein 5 yields MLYPLSLAVFRQKSREMPLKSFVREIGNMSKKFTKKEKHECRRGGAYIAPDSSPLSSTAGSSTALTEHGRWANLPPELLLDIIQRVEARETCWPGRGDVVACASVCRSWRQITKEVVKTPEQCGFLTFPISLKQPGSRDTPIECFIQREKATSTYRLYMGLSPALSGNLNKLLLVAKKVRRATCNDFVISLVGNDFSRSSNNYVGKLKSNFMGTKFNIFDSQPPKDSLVRSTNRSLQKTHLRQVSPRKPMFITAKISYELNVLRTRGPRRMKCDMYSIPASAIGQGGTAPTPTAFTNCNDEARLGFKTLKSTQNVPLVLRNKAPRWHEQLQCWCLNFKGRVTVASVKNFQLVAAAEPSQNVAVPEQEKVILQFGKIGKDIFTMDYRYPLSALQAFAISLSSFDTKPVCE; encoded by the exons atgctttatcCTCTTTCTTTAGCTGTATTTAGGCAAAAGTCAAGAGAAATGCCGTTGAAAAGCTTTGTTCGGGAGATAGGAAACATGTCAAAGAAATTTACCAAGAAGGAAAAACATGAATGTAGGAGGGGAGGAGCCTATATTGCTCCCGATTCTTCACCATTATCATCAACAGCTGGTTCTTCAACTGCATTAACGGAACACGGACGATGGGCTAATTTACCTCCTGAATTACTTTTAGATATAATTCAAAGAGTGGAAGCAAGGGAAACGTGTTGGCCTGGAAGGGGAGATGTGGTTGCTTGTGCTTCTGTTTGCAGATCCTGGAGACAAATCACTAAAGAGGTTGTTAAAACCCCTGAACAATGTGGCTTCTTAACTTTCCCCATCTCTTTAAAGCAG CCTGGATCAAGGGATACTCCGATTGAATGCTTTATTCAGAGGGAAAAGGCAACTTCAACATATCGATTATATATGGGTCTCAGTCCtg CTCTCTCGGGTAATTTGAATAAGCTGTTACTGGTTGCTAAAAAAGTTAGAAGGGCTACCTGTAATGATTTTGTGATATCATTAGTTGGCAATGATTTCTCTAGATCAAGCAACAACTATGTTGGAAAACTCAA ATCTAATTTCATGGGAACCAAGTTCAACATTTTTGACAGTCAACCTCCGAAAGACTCTCTGGTCCGATCCACTAATCGATCCCTTCAGAAAACTCATTTGAGACAGGTGTCTCCAAGGAAACCTATGTTTATCACAGCCAAAATCTCTTATGAGCTCAATGTTCTTCGGACCAGAGGTCCGAGGAGAATGAAGTGTGATATGTACTCGATCCCTGCCTCTGCAATCGGACAAGGCGGGACCGCTCCTACTCCAACGGCGTTCACAAATTGCAATGATGAGGCACGACTTGGGTTCAAAACTCTGAAATCGACACAAAATGTACCCCTAGTATTGAGAAATAAAGCTCCTAGATGGCATGAACAGTTGCAGTGTTGGTGCCTAAATTTTAAAGGACGAGTTACAGTAGCTTCCGTAAAGAATTTCCAGCTGGTGGCCGCAGCAGAGCCAAGCCAAAATGTTGCAGTACCGGAACAAGAGAAAGTGATTCTGCAATTCGGCAAGATCGGTAAGGACATTTTCACCATGGATTATCGTTACCCACTCTCAGCTTTACAAGCATTTGCAATCAGCTTAAGCAGCTTTGACACAAAACCTGTTTGTGAATAG